Proteins encoded by one window of Clostridium cagae:
- the licT gene encoding BglG family transcription antiterminator LicT: MQIVKVMNNSLILARDENDKEIVVMGKGLGFKRKAGEELDTEKIEKIFVLKNETDTREYVKLIEETPSEYIEITNDIIGYANEKLGGKLNDQIFITLVDHISYALTRYEKNITIQNRLLWELKKFYPKEFEIGKYAVEYINSKLNVKLPEEEAGNIAFHVVNAQTDEAEMQNTMLTIRMLKDIFNIIQYNFGITIDKDSLNYSRFLTHLQFFVQRLLDDRMIESKENFIFEQMIKEYPKEVKCARLIGDYVKKVLNKEISNEELLYLTIHIVRIVQK, from the coding sequence ATGCAAATAGTTAAAGTGATGAACAATAGTCTTATTTTAGCAAGAGACGAAAATGATAAAGAAATTGTTGTTATGGGAAAAGGGCTTGGATTTAAGCGTAAGGCAGGAGAAGAATTAGATACAGAAAAGATAGAAAAGATATTTGTGTTAAAAAATGAAACTGATACAAGAGAATATGTAAAACTTATAGAAGAAACGCCTAGTGAATACATTGAAATAACTAATGATATCATTGGTTATGCTAATGAAAAGTTAGGTGGAAAGTTAAATGATCAAATTTTCATTACATTAGTAGATCATATATCTTACGCTCTTACTAGATATGAAAAGAACATAACTATACAAAATCGTTTATTGTGGGAACTTAAAAAGTTTTATCCAAAAGAATTTGAAATAGGAAAGTATGCAGTTGAATACATTAATAGTAAGCTTAATGTAAAGCTTCCAGAAGAAGAAGCTGGAAATATTGCATTTCATGTTGTTAATGCACAGACTGATGAAGCAGAAATGCAAAATACAATGCTAACAATACGTATGTTAAAGGATATTTTTAATATAATTCAATACAATTTTGGAATAACTATTGATAAAGATTCACTTAATTATTCAAGATTTTTAACTCACCTTCAATTTTTTGTTCAGCGTTTATTAGATGATAGAATGATTGAATCTAAAGAAAACTTTATTTTTGAGCAAATGATAAAAGAGTATCCAAAAGAAGTTAAGTGTGCTAGGTTAATTGGAGATTATGTTAAAAAGGTGTTAAATAAAGAAATCTCTAATGAAGAATTATTATATTTAACTATACATATAGTAAGAATAGTACAAAAGTAA
- a CDS encoding DUF1858 domain-containing protein has product MITKDMTVGEIIRIKENAAEILMSFGMGCIGCPSAQSESLEDAANVHGLNLDDLLKALN; this is encoded by the coding sequence ATGATAACTAAAGATATGACAGTAGGAGAAATAATAAGAATAAAGGAAAATGCAGCAGAAATTTTAATGAGTTTTGGAATGGGATGTATTGGATGTCCATCAGCACAATCAGAAAGTCTTGAAGATGCAGCTAATGTTCATGGATTAAATCTTGATGATTTGTTAAAAGCACTTAATTAA
- a CDS encoding DeoR/GlpR family DNA-binding transcription regulator, protein MFQEERLQEIIDIVNKEGKVFVKNLSEKFDVSNGMIRKDLQKLESLGKLTRTYGGAIANNEIKKTLNIDTRMHKNIENKHIIAKKAFNIIKDSDTLFFDISSINFLLAELIANSDKKITLITNMSSIPELFKNNSNCKLILVGGIYNKELGGTVGSETISTLKKYRFDKAFIGSSGINLENGDIYNFDLEEGNTKQVIINSSNNSYILMENEKFYSHGIYTFSNLNDINGIVTDKIPNKNIIKTLKNFNVELYN, encoded by the coding sequence ATGTTTCAAGAAGAAAGATTACAAGAAATAATAGATATAGTTAATAAAGAAGGTAAAGTTTTTGTTAAAAATCTTAGTGAAAAGTTTGATGTATCTAATGGAATGATACGTAAAGATCTTCAAAAATTAGAAAGTCTAGGCAAGCTAACAAGAACCTATGGGGGAGCAATAGCAAATAATGAAATTAAAAAAACTCTAAATATTGATACTAGAATGCATAAAAATATTGAAAATAAACATATAATTGCAAAAAAAGCATTTAATATAATAAAAGATTCTGATACATTATTTTTTGATATCTCTAGCATAAATTTTTTATTAGCAGAGTTAATTGCAAATAGTGATAAAAAAATAACCCTAATAACAAATATGTCATCTATCCCTGAATTATTTAAAAATAATTCTAACTGTAAATTAATCCTTGTTGGTGGAATTTATAATAAAGAATTAGGTGGAACAGTTGGTTCAGAAACTATTAGTACATTAAAAAAGTATAGATTTGATAAAGCCTTTATAGGAAGTTCAGGCATAAATTTAGAAAATGGAGATATTTATAATTTTGATTTAGAAGAAGGTAATACAAAACAAGTAATAATTAATTCAAGTAATAATTCATATATATTAATGGAAAATGAAAAATTTTATTCTCATGGTATATATACTTTTTCAAATCTAAATGACATTAATGGAATAGTTACAGATAAAATTCCAAATAAAAATATAATAAAAACATTAAAAAATTTTAATGTTGAGTTATATAATTAA
- a CDS encoding glycoside hydrolase family 1 protein — MIYNNIKGFPENFLWGGSTSAYQVEGAWNEDGKGLSVIDMCDHPEGTADFKIASDHYHRFKEDVKLFSEMGLKAYRFSIAWTRIIPQGTGEVNEKGIKFYNDLIDELNKYNIEPVVTMFHFDLPYALEEKGGWSNRDTIDAFSKYAKVLFEKFGSKVKYWLTINEQNTMILHPGAIGIPKGGKLPSKKELYQQNHHMLLAQAKVMNLCHEMCPNGKIGPALNTTAMYGETCNPLDAIAAHNWETIRCWSFLDMAVRGKYNKLAWNYLIDRGLEPIIEDGDMDIMKNAKPDFIAINYYSTATIAASKGDASDISARAGDQQIMLGEQGVYRAAENPYVDKTKYGWVVDPIGLRMTLRKVSERYDLPILITENGIGAPDKLEENETINDDYRIDYIRKHLEQLKLAINDGVEVMGYCPWSAIDVVSTHQGYGKRYGFIYVNRDEFDLKDLRRIKKKSFKWYKNVINTNGEEL; from the coding sequence ATGATATATAATAATATAAAAGGATTTCCTGAAAACTTTTTATGGGGCGGATCTACATCAGCTTATCAAGTAGAGGGAGCTTGGAATGAAGATGGAAAAGGATTATCAGTTATAGATATGTGCGATCATCCAGAAGGAACAGCAGATTTTAAAATCGCTAGTGATCATTATCATAGATTTAAAGAGGACGTGAAGCTATTTTCAGAAATGGGATTGAAAGCGTATCGTTTTTCTATAGCATGGACTAGAATTATTCCACAAGGAACTGGCGAAGTTAATGAAAAAGGAATTAAGTTCTATAATGATCTTATAGATGAGTTAAATAAATATAATATAGAGCCAGTAGTTACAATGTTTCATTTTGATTTACCATATGCATTAGAGGAAAAAGGTGGCTGGAGCAATCGAGATACTATAGATGCTTTTTCTAAATATGCTAAAGTGCTATTTGAGAAGTTTGGATCAAAGGTAAAGTATTGGTTAACAATAAATGAACAAAATACAATGATACTTCATCCAGGTGCAATAGGTATTCCAAAGGGCGGAAAGCTACCTAGTAAAAAAGAATTATATCAGCAAAATCATCATATGCTTTTAGCACAAGCAAAAGTAATGAATTTATGTCATGAAATGTGCCCAAATGGAAAAATAGGTCCAGCACTTAATACAACAGCAATGTATGGAGAAACATGTAATCCTCTAGATGCTATTGCAGCCCACAATTGGGAAACTATTCGTTGCTGGAGTTTTTTAGACATGGCAGTTAGAGGTAAATATAATAAACTAGCTTGGAATTATTTAATAGATAGAGGGTTAGAGCCTATTATAGAAGATGGTGATATGGATATAATGAAAAATGCTAAACCAGATTTTATAGCAATAAATTATTATTCAACAGCAACAATAGCTGCAAGTAAAGGCGATGCATCTGATATATCAGCAAGAGCAGGGGATCAACAAATAATGTTAGGAGAACAAGGTGTATATCGTGCAGCTGAAAATCCTTATGTAGATAAAACAAAGTATGGATGGGTTGTTGATCCAATAGGTCTTAGAATGACTTTAAGAAAAGTAAGCGAAAGATATGATTTACCTATTTTAATTACTGAAAATGGAATTGGTGCACCAGATAAATTAGAAGAAAATGAAACTATAAATGATGATTATAGAATTGATTATATTAGAAAGCATTTAGAACAATTAAAGTTAGCTATTAATGATGGAGTAGAAGTTATGGGATACTGCCCATGGTCTGCAATTGACGTTGTAAGTACTCATCAAGGATATGGCAAGCGTTATGGTTTTATATATGTTAATAGGGACGAATTTGATTTAAAAGACTTAAGAAGAATAAAGAAAAAAAGTTTTAAGTGGTATAAGAATGTTATAAACACCAATGGAGAAGAGTTATAA
- a CDS encoding fructose-6-phosphate aldolase, protein MIYMIDTANIEEIKDAMEYYPLSGVTTNPTILSKENKDPISLLKEIRTIVGEETMIHAQVISLSTEGMIKDAEYLKENIGGNLYIKIPVTKEGIKAIKILKAKGFNITATAIFTAQQGLMASVAGADYIAPYVNRIDNLSGDGVGVVGYLINMIKEYNLATKVLAASFKNVQQVHEISKLGGHSVTVGKDIFDKLIEHPMTDWSVDNFIKDWEKAFNRKSLV, encoded by the coding sequence ATGATATATATGATAGATACAGCAAATATTGAAGAAATTAAGGATGCAATGGAATATTATCCACTTAGTGGAGTGACAACAAATCCAACAATTCTTTCAAAGGAAAACAAAGATCCAATAAGTTTATTAAAAGAAATTCGTACTATTGTTGGGGAAGAAACAATGATACATGCACAAGTAATTTCTCTTTCAACTGAAGGTATGATTAAAGATGCAGAATATTTAAAAGAAAATATAGGAGGAAACTTATATATTAAGATTCCAGTAACAAAAGAGGGAATTAAAGCTATAAAAATTCTTAAGGCAAAAGGTTTTAATATAACTGCTACAGCTATATTTACAGCGCAACAAGGATTAATGGCATCAGTTGCAGGTGCAGATTATATAGCACCTTATGTAAATAGAATTGATAATTTAAGTGGTGATGGTGTAGGAGTTGTTGGCTACTTAATAAATATGATAAAAGAATATAATTTAGCCACTAAAGTTTTAGCTGCATCCTTTAAAAATGTTCAGCAAGTACATGAAATAAGTAAGCTAGGGGGTCATTCTGTTACAGTTGGAAAAGATATTTTTGATAAATTAATAGAACATCCAATGACTGATTGGAGTGTTGATAATTTTATAAAAGATTGGGAAAAAGCTTTTAATAGAAAATCTTTAGTTTAG
- a CDS encoding cold-shock protein, with translation MASRTGIVKWFNAEKGYGFISCDEGNDVFAHHSQIKENGPEKDLHEGESVTFDIQDGEKGSMATNIQKL, from the coding sequence ATGGCTAGTAGAACAGGCATAGTTAAATGGTTCAATGCTGAAAAAGGGTATGGTTTTATTTCATGTGATGAAGGAAATGACGTTTTTGCACATCACTCACAAATTAAAGAAAATGGTCCTGAAAAGGACTTACATGAGGGTGAAAGTGTAACCTTTGATATACAAGATGGTGAAAAAGGTTCAATGGCGACAAATATACAAAAATTATAA
- a CDS encoding glycyl radical protein, translated as MMDYIIKSERIKKLRECILNKTPSVCIERARYFTKAYKENEDKPIYIKRAKAVEKTLENMSIYIKDGELIVGNQSFDERTAPIFPEYAVQWIEDELKEYGNFNKREGDNFYINEKNIDELLEIVQYWKGKTLKDKCYGIMPEEIKKAINVKVIHGEGNMTSGDGHIVPDFEKALNLGLSGIIKEAEEALEKVDISENDGFKKKSFLESVIIINKAIINFGLRYSELAKKLALAEKDINRKNELLLISDICLRIPKEAPKNFYEAVQMIWFVHLVIQIESNGHSASLGRVDQYLYPYYKEGIENGTLTEDFAKELLQCLWIKLFSILKIRPTSHAGYGAGYPTYQNVTIGGCNELGEDCTNSLSYLILQSVGEMKLTQPNLSARLFSNSSARFIRECANVIKTGFGMPALHTDEIIVQSLLNKGVNYKDAYNYTMVGCVEVAVPGKWGYRCTGMSFLNMIKAVELTLNDGYDERTGETLLTGNRDLLSFNNFEELWAAWEKNIAYYTKLTVALDKIADTNLEEFPDIFCSSLVDDCIGRGKSIKEGGSIYDIVAGLQVGLANATNSLFALKDVIFDKNILSKEEVMNALKNNFEGLEGIKVKKILFSSPKYGNDIDCVDNMARNVYQTYINEISKYKTTRYGRGPIGGIYGLSTSGISSNVPMGCVTEATPDGRFAWTPAAEGASPVQGSDIEGPTSVLKSITKLPTILMTGGQLLNMKFSPNLLVGDDQFTKFINLIKSFVSMKGWHIQFNVIDTKTLREAQKDPEKYRDVIVRVAGYCAQFVTLDQTTQEDIISRTEEAF; from the coding sequence ATGATGGATTATATAATTAAAAGTGAAAGAATAAAGAAATTAAGAGAGTGTATACTTAACAAAACTCCTTCTGTTTGTATTGAAAGAGCTAGATATTTCACTAAAGCTTATAAGGAAAATGAAGATAAGCCAATATATATAAAGAGAGCTAAGGCTGTAGAAAAAACTTTAGAAAATATGAGTATTTATATTAAAGATGGTGAACTTATAGTTGGTAATCAAAGCTTTGATGAAAGAACTGCACCAATATTCCCTGAATACGCTGTTCAATGGATAGAAGATGAATTAAAAGAATATGGAAATTTCAATAAAAGAGAAGGGGATAACTTTTATATAAACGAAAAAAATATAGATGAACTTTTAGAAATAGTTCAGTATTGGAAAGGCAAAACATTAAAAGATAAGTGTTATGGGATAATGCCAGAAGAAATAAAAAAGGCCATTAATGTTAAGGTAATACATGGAGAAGGAAACATGACTTCAGGAGATGGTCATATAGTTCCAGATTTTGAAAAAGCTTTAAATCTAGGACTTTCTGGAATAATAAAAGAAGCAGAAGAAGCTTTAGAAAAAGTTGATATAAGTGAAAATGATGGGTTCAAAAAGAAATCCTTTTTAGAATCAGTAATAATTATAAATAAAGCTATTATAAACTTTGGATTAAGATATAGTGAGCTTGCTAAAAAATTAGCACTTGCAGAAAAAGATATAAATAGAAAAAATGAATTATTATTAATATCAGATATATGTTTAAGAATACCAAAAGAAGCTCCGAAAAATTTTTATGAAGCTGTTCAAATGATTTGGTTTGTACATTTAGTAATACAAATAGAAAGTAATGGTCATTCTGCTTCATTAGGTCGTGTTGATCAATATTTATATCCTTATTATAAAGAAGGAATAGAAAATGGAACTTTAACAGAAGATTTTGCGAAAGAATTATTACAATGCTTATGGATAAAGTTATTTTCAATATTAAAAATTCGTCCAACATCTCATGCAGGGTATGGCGCAGGATATCCAACTTATCAAAATGTAACAATTGGAGGATGTAATGAACTTGGAGAGGATTGTACAAATTCTTTAAGTTATTTAATATTACAATCTGTTGGAGAAATGAAATTAACTCAACCAAATCTTTCAGCAAGACTTTTCTCTAATAGTAGTGCGAGATTTATAAGAGAATGTGCAAATGTTATAAAAACAGGATTTGGAATGCCAGCACTTCATACTGATGAAATAATAGTGCAATCATTATTAAATAAAGGTGTTAATTACAAGGATGCATATAATTATACAATGGTAGGATGTGTGGAAGTTGCAGTTCCTGGAAAATGGGGTTATAGATGTACTGGTATGAGTTTTTTAAATATGATAAAAGCAGTAGAGCTAACTTTAAATGATGGATATGATGAAAGAACAGGTGAAACATTGCTTACTGGAAATAGAGATTTATTAAGTTTTAATAATTTTGAAGAATTATGGGCTGCGTGGGAAAAGAACATAGCTTATTACACAAAATTAACCGTTGCATTAGATAAAATTGCAGATACAAATCTTGAAGAATTCCCAGATATATTCTGTTCATCATTGGTAGATGATTGTATAGGTAGAGGAAAGTCTATTAAAGAAGGCGGAAGTATTTATGATATAGTTGCTGGACTTCAAGTTGGCTTAGCAAATGCAACAAATTCATTATTCGCTTTAAAGGATGTTATTTTTGATAAAAATATACTTTCTAAAGAAGAAGTGATGAATGCATTAAAAAATAATTTTGAAGGTTTAGAAGGAATTAAAGTAAAAAAAATATTATTTTCTTCACCTAAGTATGGAAATGACATAGATTGTGTTGATAACATGGCAAGAAATGTTTACCAAACTTATATAAATGAAATATCAAAATATAAAACAACAAGATATGGAAGAGGACCTATTGGAGGAATTTATGGACTTTCAACATCAGGAATATCCTCTAATGTACCAATGGGATGCGTAACAGAGGCTACTCCGGATGGAAGATTTGCATGGACGCCAGCAGCAGAAGGAGCATCTCCAGTACAAGGATCAGATATAGAAGGACCAACTTCTGTTTTAAAATCAATAACTAAGTTACCTACTATATTAATGACTGGGGGACAATTATTAAATATGAAATTCTCACCTAATTTATTAGTTGGAGATGACCAATTTACAAAGTTTATTAATCTTATAAAATCTTTTGTTTCAATGAAAGGATGGCATATACAATTCAATGTAATAGACACTAAAACTTTAAGAGAAGCCCAAAAGGACCCTGAAAAGTACCGAGATGTAATTGTTAGAGTAGCTGGTTACTGTGCTCAATTTGTAACTTTAGATCAAACTACTCAAGAAGATATAATATCAAGGACAGAAGAAGCATTTTAG
- a CDS encoding MATE family efflux transporter — protein sequence MKKNTLYLKFMKFVTLNVLGMIGLSCYILADTYFISNGLGANGLAALNLAISVYSFIHATGLMIGIGGSTKFTILKTQNENIKANEVFTHCIILGIVIGIIFALTGILGSEYLSRFLGANEETFYMTNTYLKTIFLFSPCFILNNILIAFIRNDNSPKLAMGGMILGSLSNIILDYIFVFPLNLGMFGAAFATGLAPIISILLLSLHFFKNKNNFSIKRCEFDLTIFKNIINLGLSSLVTEISSGIVLIIFNIVILNIAGNIGVAAYGIIANLALVAIGIFTGIAQGMQPLVSNSYGNKNYLQLKQLLKYSITLSLIVSVVIYFTITLFSSELISLFNSENNLLLKTYATTGLSLYFIGFIFVGINIVIISFLNSIESSKVAFIISLIRGFIAIIPLVLILSSLLGLTGVWLVFPSVEAITTLIAIILLRNSSITIVQNNE from the coding sequence ATGAAAAAAAATACTTTATATTTAAAATTTATGAAATTTGTAACTTTAAATGTTCTGGGGATGATAGGTCTTTCTTGCTATATACTTGCTGATACCTATTTTATTTCAAATGGACTTGGTGCAAATGGACTAGCAGCCCTTAATCTTGCTATTTCTGTATACAGTTTTATTCATGCTACTGGGCTAATGATAGGCATTGGTGGTTCTACAAAATTTACAATATTAAAGACTCAAAATGAAAACATCAAAGCAAATGAAGTTTTTACTCATTGTATAATCTTGGGTATTGTTATTGGAATTATTTTTGCTCTTACCGGAATCTTAGGTTCTGAATACTTAAGTAGATTTCTAGGTGCAAATGAAGAAACATTTTATATGACAAACACTTACCTGAAAACTATATTTTTATTTTCACCATGTTTTATTTTGAATAATATTTTAATTGCTTTTATACGTAATGATAATTCCCCAAAACTTGCAATGGGAGGAATGATCCTTGGAAGCCTTTCTAATATTATTCTTGATTATATTTTTGTATTTCCATTAAACTTAGGAATGTTTGGCGCTGCCTTTGCAACAGGACTTGCTCCAATAATTAGTATATTATTATTATCATTACATTTTTTTAAAAATAAAAATAATTTTTCCATTAAAAGATGCGAATTTGATTTAACAATATTTAAAAATATCATTAATCTTGGACTTTCTTCACTTGTAACAGAAATATCATCTGGAATTGTCCTTATAATATTTAATATTGTGATTTTAAATATTGCAGGTAATATAGGCGTTGCAGCTTATGGAATTATAGCCAATTTAGCTCTTGTAGCAATAGGTATATTTACTGGAATAGCTCAAGGAATGCAACCTCTTGTTAGTAATAGCTATGGTAACAAAAATTATCTACAGCTAAAACAATTATTAAAATATTCAATTACTTTATCACTTATAGTTTCAGTAGTAATTTATTTTACAATCACTCTGTTTTCTAGTGAACTAATTTCACTCTTTAACAGTGAAAATAATTTACTATTAAAGACTTATGCAACAACAGGACTTTCACTATATTTTATTGGATTTATCTTTGTTGGAATTAATATTGTTATAATTTCATTTTTAAATTCTATTGAAAGTTCTAAAGTAGCATTTATTATCTCATTAATAAGAGGATTTATTGCTATTATTCCATTAGTGCTTATACTATCATCACTTTTGGGCTTAACTGGTGTATGGCTTGTATTTCCAAGTGTTGAAGCTATAACTACACTAATAGCTATAATTTTATTAAGAAATTCAAGTATAACAATTGTTCAAAATAACGAGTAA
- a CDS encoding glycyl-radical enzyme activating protein has translation MEKALICNIEKYATHDGPGIRTVVFFKGCPLKCIWCSNPETQSKKNELYYSKKKCISCGSCIKSCDKNALSFEDDLIKIDRDKCNSCGKCTDICPTNALNLVAKEMTIDEVFKEVIKDEIFYSRSGGGVTLSGGEVLSNGDFALDLLKKCKENYINTAIETSGFGETETLLNLSKFCDLVMFDIKNANNEFHKKFIGVDNSLIIKNLENVSKVHDNIIIRIPLIPNFNDSEENIKKVIDLALKNRIREIHLLPYHSLGKEKYNQLNRKYDLNDMKTPNKDKTEYLKEVIEKSNIKCIIGG, from the coding sequence ATGGAAAAAGCACTTATTTGTAATATTGAAAAATATGCTACCCATGATGGACCTGGAATTAGAACAGTAGTTTTCTTTAAAGGCTGCCCATTAAAATGCATATGGTGTAGTAATCCTGAAACTCAAAGTAAAAAAAATGAACTATATTATAGCAAGAAAAAATGTATTAGTTGTGGAAGTTGTATAAAAAGTTGTGACAAAAATGCACTCTCATTTGAAGATGATTTAATAAAAATTGATAGAGATAAATGTAATAGTTGTGGTAAATGCACAGATATTTGCCCTACAAATGCTTTGAACTTAGTTGCAAAAGAAATGACTATAGATGAGGTATTTAAAGAAGTTATCAAAGATGAAATTTTTTATTCTAGATCTGGAGGTGGAGTTACATTATCAGGTGGAGAAGTATTAAGCAATGGAGATTTTGCATTAGATTTACTTAAAAAATGCAAGGAAAATTATATTAATACAGCAATTGAAACAAGTGGATTTGGAGAGACTGAAACTCTTTTAAATTTATCAAAATTTTGTGATTTAGTTATGTTTGATATTAAAAATGCTAACAATGAATTTCATAAAAAATTTATAGGTGTGGATAATTCTTTAATAATTAAAAATTTAGAAAACGTAAGTAAGGTTCATGACAATATAATTATAAGAATTCCTTTAATCCCTAATTTTAATGATAGTGAAGAAAATATAAAAAAAGTTATTGATTTAGCTTTAAAAAATAGAATAAGAGAAATTCATTTATTACCTTATCATTCATTAGGTAAGGAAAAATATAATCAATTAAACAGAAAATATGATCTTAATGATATGAAAACACCTAATAAAGATAAAACTGAATATTTAAAAGAAGTTATTGAAAAAAGTAATATTAAATGTATTATTGGAGGTTAG
- a CDS encoding beta-glucoside-specific PTS transporter subunit IIABC, with protein MDYKKVGLQVLELVGGSKNVNKLTHCATRLRFEFNDMSKVEAEKIEKLPGVISVVNKGGQFQVVIGNDVQTAYRAILNETGTLESSKNKLNKGNVEKESIVSRFISVISTTFTPMIPAITGAGMIKAVLAILTLTGILTDDSQTYYILNTIADAAFFFMPVLLAYGAAIKFECSPILAMTLAGVLLHPNLGALMASGEAVHFMGMPVRLTDYAGSVLPIIITVWAMSYIERFAEKVSPSIIKFFTKPLIILLLTAPLALIAIGPFGTYLNDLVAAGAEFINGKASWLIPLLMGALQPFLVVTGTAWAMTPIATMQLTNNGAEMINGPGMLASNIAQGAATMCVAVKSKNKNLKQLAASSGITALLGITEPSLYGVTLKLKKPLIAAMIGGGCAGIYAGLSGLVRYAFVSPGLAALPAFIGENPMNIIHALITCAIAFVVTFALTWIIGFEDPIDDEEVKENNSTEIKSEEKVEINGSMEIVSPLSGKLIPLSKVNDDVFSGELLGKGMAIVPDKGNVVSPVSGVVQTVLASKHAVAIESDNGTEILIHVGLDTVNLEGKHYESFVKSGDRVKVGDKLINFDIEEIKKLGYDMVTPIVICNSDKYSDILGEEEKKVTFGEKIIKITE; from the coding sequence ATGGATTATAAAAAAGTAGGACTTCAGGTATTGGAACTTGTAGGTGGATCAAAAAATGTAAATAAGCTTACACATTGTGCAACTAGACTTAGATTTGAATTTAATGATATGTCAAAAGTTGAAGCTGAAAAGATTGAAAAACTACCAGGAGTTATAAGTGTAGTTAATAAGGGTGGACAATTTCAAGTTGTTATTGGAAATGATGTACAAACTGCCTATAGAGCTATACTTAATGAAACAGGAACTCTTGAAAGTTCAAAAAATAAATTAAACAAAGGAAATGTAGAAAAAGAAAGTATAGTTTCTCGTTTTATAAGTGTTATATCAACAACATTTACTCCTATGATTCCAGCAATCACTGGAGCAGGTATGATAAAAGCAGTATTAGCTATATTAACATTAACAGGTATATTAACAGATGATAGTCAAACATATTATATTTTAAATACTATTGCAGATGCAGCATTCTTCTTTATGCCAGTATTACTTGCATATGGAGCAGCTATAAAATTTGAATGTAGTCCTATATTAGCTATGACACTTGCAGGAGTATTATTACATCCTAATTTAGGAGCACTTATGGCATCTGGAGAAGCAGTACATTTTATGGGAATGCCTGTAAGATTAACTGATTATGCTGGCTCAGTATTACCAATTATTATTACTGTATGGGCAATGTCTTACATAGAAAGATTTGCAGAAAAAGTATCACCATCAATTATAAAATTCTTTACTAAACCTTTAATAATTTTATTACTTACAGCACCACTTGCTTTAATTGCAATAGGACCTTTTGGTACATATTTAAACGATTTAGTAGCAGCAGGAGCAGAATTTATTAATGGAAAAGCTAGTTGGTTAATACCATTACTTATGGGGGCATTACAACCATTCCTTGTTGTAACTGGAACCGCATGGGCAATGACACCAATTGCAACAATGCAATTAACTAACAATGGAGCAGAAATGATTAATGGACCTGGTATGTTAGCATCAAACATAGCTCAAGGTGCAGCTACTATGTGTGTTGCTGTTAAAAGTAAAAACAAAAACTTAAAACAACTTGCAGCTTCATCAGGTATAACAGCATTACTAGGTATAACAGAACCATCACTTTATGGAGTTACTTTAAAACTTAAAAAACCACTAATAGCAGCCATGATAGGTGGAGGTTGTGCTGGTATATATGCAGGACTTTCAGGGCTTGTACGTTATGCATTTGTTTCACCAGGACTTGCAGCACTTCCAGCTTTTATAGGTGAAAATCCAATGAATATAATTCATGCTTTAATTACTTGTGCAATTGCATTTGTTGTTACTTTTGCATTAACTTGGATTATAGGTTTTGAAGATCCAATTGATGATGAAGAAGTAAAAGAAAATAACTCTACTGAAATAAAGAGTGAAGAAAAAGTAGAAATTAATGGTTCAATGGAAATAGTAAGTCCTCTTTCAGGAAAATTAATTCCATTAAGCAAAGTTAATGATGATGTATTTTCAGGAGAACTTTTAGGTAAGGGCATGGCAATAGTACCTGATAAAGGTAATGTAGTTTCACCAGTTTCAGGAGTAGTTCAAACTGTACTTGCATCAAAGCATGCAGTTGCAATAGAAAGTGATAATGGAACTGAAATTTTAATTCACGTAGGCCTTGATACTGTAAATCTTGAAGGAAAACATTATGAATCATTTGTTAAGAGCGGAGATAGAGTTAAGGTTGGAGATAAATTAATTAATTTTGATATAGAAGAAATTAAAAAATTAGGTTATGATATGGTAACTCCAATAGTCATTTGTAATTCAGATAAATATTCAGATATATTAGGAGAAGAAGAAAAAAAAGTAACTTTTGGAGAAAAAATTATAAAAATTACAGAGTAG